The sequence TTCCTCGTGTGTGGGCCCGAGGAGCATATCAGCGCCCTTGCGGTCCTTGAGGCGGAAGAGGTTATCGCCGTACTCTGTCCAGCGGTTCGAGGTCTCATAAGGCTCGCGCGGCAGCAGAGCCGGGAACAGCATTTCCTGGCCACCGATGGCGTTCATCTCTTCACGGATAACGTCCTCAATTTTACGCATCGCGCGCAGGCCCAGCGGCAGCCACGTGTACACGCCCGGCGCGACGCGGCGCACGTAACCTGCACGGACAAGAAGCTTGTGGCTGAGTACTTCGGCATCAGCCGGATCCTCACGAAGAGTGCGGAGGAAAAGCTCAGAAAGACGTGTAATCATGGTTGTTCAGTCTACATCGCTAGCATGTAGCCATGCTGATCATCCTCCCTCCTTCTGAGACCAAGGCCCATGGCGGCAACGGCGCACCCGTGAACTGGGACGCGCTCTCCTTCCCTGAGCTGACCCCTATACGTCGAGAGATTGCCGCTGAGCTGTCAGCTCTCGACGTCGACGAGGCCCTCACTGTGTTGAAGATTTCGCAGAAGCTGCGCGGTGAGGCCGAGTCCAATCGCGAGTTGGAGTCTTCTCCCACCATGCCTGCTCTGGAACGGTTCACGGGCGTGCTGTACGACGCCCTCGATGCACCTAGTCTGCCCTCCGACGCGCGTGAGTTCCTCGCTGTGGGCGATGCGTTATTTGGTCTTGTGCGCGCAGACGACCTCATCCCGCACTACCGGCTCTCCGGCGGCACCAAGCTGGGTGGGCGCACACTAAAGTCGCGCTGGGGCACGGCGATTACGGATGAACTCCGCGCGCTTGCCGCCTCCGAGCTTGTTATCGATATGCGCTCTGGCACGTACCAGCAGCTGGGCAAGCTGAAGGACGCTGCTACGGTGCGCGTGGAGTCCGTGCAGGAGGATGGAACGCGCAAGGTTGTTTCGCACTTCAACAAGAAGTACAAGGGCGAGCTCGCCCGCGTGCTGGCTCTGCACGGCGATGAGGTGGCCACTATCGAGGACGCCGCCCACATAGCTCAGGACGCGGGCATGCGCACCGAACTGCGCGGCAGCGAGCTGGTGCTCGTGGTCTGATTTATCTATTTATCAATTTATCAACGCCCGCCGATTTATCTATTTATCAATTTATCTGACTGCTATATACTCTCAGTATGACTGGAAACCCTTTTCGCCCAACCTTTGGCGCTAGCCCGCTAAAGTGGGCTGGCCGCAGTGCAGTTCTCAATGACTTCACGGTTGGGCTCGGCGGCGGAGTTGGAAACCCCAATCGCGCAATGCTTATTAGCGGCCATCGTGGGATGGGCAAAACAGTCCTGTTGACTGAGCTCGAGGACCTCGCAGCCCAACAAGGATGGGCTGTTATTCGAGTCAGTGGCCGAAGCAATTCAGTCACTCAGCTCATCGACTCCATCATTCCAGAAAAGATCAACCAGCTGTCTTCTCCATCAACCCGTCGAATCAAGGACATTCGCATTGCGGGCCTCGGTGGCATTGGTACTGAAGAGATCGGTACGCCACCGGTGCCAACATTGGAATCACGCTTGCGTGAACTCTCCGCTCATCTCAAAGACAGCGGAATTCTACTTACTATCGATGAGATTCAAGACGCCGATCCTCATGACCTTGAGAACATCGCAGTCGCATTCCAGCATCTTGTTCGCGATGAACTCGACGTTGCCATTGTGATGGCAGGGCTTACTGCTGGTGTTGACAAGCTTCTACACCTACCGGGAACAACGTTTTTGCGCCGTGCCCGCCGATTTCACCTTGGACCTGTCAACCCGCAAGCTACAACCAGCGCTTTCAAAGATACGGCAGCACTAACATCGATTGCTTTCAACGACGAAGCTGCCGACCGCGCTACTGAAGCTAGCCACGGTTATCCCTTCCTCATCCAGCTCATCGGGTACTTGGCCTGGAACGCCGCGTCACAAGCCAGTGAAACGACCATTTCCTCAACAACCGTTGACGCTGTTCTCGATGAGGCAATCACGACAATAGGAACGCATGTGCATGATCCTGCGGTACGTGCACTAAGCCAACGCCAACTTGAGTACCTACACGCGCTGGCAGACATAGCAGATGAAGCTGGAACGGCCACCTCCGGTGCTATCGCTCACGAGCTCAAGACAACAACAACGTCTCTCAGTGAAGTGCGCGCGCGTTTGCTAGAACAGGGGCTTATCGACGCTCCACGGCACGGTACAGTTGCCCTAGCGCTGCCATACCTCCGCAATTATCTTCACGCAGGCGGCGAACAAACCTACGTGGATTAAACCTAGCCGATTACACCAGCGGGTGATAGCGCAAACTATTGCGCTTGAGCTCGCATTCAGTGGCGATGGCGATACCGGAGGCAATCTTCCCGCGCTCGCGAAGTCGGAAGAGAGCGTCCACAATACGATCGCGCAGGCTCCACGGATCAATGGTGTTGATGTAGACCTTCGTGCCGCCTTCAAAGCCGGCGAGGGTGGACACGCGCAGCTTGATCATGACGCGCCACGGCTGCGGCAGATCCATGCTCGGCGGGCGGTGATGCCATTCCTCATTGCAGGCCACATCGGGGCCCACAGCCGCGTGGGCTGCGTGAATGAGATCAGACATGCCGCGGACCTCGCCGGGGCTTTGCTCCCATGGCTCACAACACGGCGACTTGGAGTACACCTCCAAGGTGGGATAGCGGTGACCGAAGCCAGCGAAGAGCACGGCGTACTCGTTCTCCGCGATGACTAGGTTGCGCTTGGCTGCGTAGCCGACCGCCCAGTCGTTGTACATGTTGGGGTGCTTGCGCAGGATGGCGTTTTCCTGGTTAGCGGCCATTCCCAAGGCATCGATGGCAACGAGTTGCTTGTGGAGGTGGTCAAAGGACGCGCCGGCCGGTGACAGCCAATTTTGGAAGACGGCCACATAGTCCGCATAGCGGTTGCGCTGGTAGAGCTCCCGCGTGGATTCCGCCGTGAAGGTGGTGAGCAAGAAATGCTCATCGGGGGTTAGCGTGCCGGAGGAAGCCAGTTGGCTGTCATCAGTAGCACCGTCGACAAAGTGACGCGCGCCAATAATGACGTCGTGGCCGCCGCCGAAGAAGCCATCGGCGAGGGCGAGGAGGGAGTCGTCATCAAGCTCAGCGTCCTTACCCGCCGCCTTGAGCTTCGTCCGCACCACATTGAGCACGTGCGCACGCCCAGCCTCATCAGCCACATAGCGCTCCTTATGG is a genomic window of Corynebacterium singulare containing:
- a CDS encoding AAA family ATPase; its protein translation is MTGNPFRPTFGASPLKWAGRSAVLNDFTVGLGGGVGNPNRAMLISGHRGMGKTVLLTELEDLAAQQGWAVIRVSGRSNSVTQLIDSIIPEKINQLSSPSTRRIKDIRIAGLGGIGTEEIGTPPVPTLESRLRELSAHLKDSGILLTIDEIQDADPHDLENIAVAFQHLVRDELDVAIVMAGLTAGVDKLLHLPGTTFLRRARRFHLGPVNPQATTSAFKDTAALTSIAFNDEAADRATEASHGYPFLIQLIGYLAWNAASQASETTISSTTVDAVLDEAITTIGTHVHDPAVRALSQRQLEYLHALADIADEAGTATSGAIAHELKTTTTSLSEVRARLLEQGLIDAPRHGTVALALPYLRNYLHAGGEQTYVD
- the yaaA gene encoding peroxide stress protein YaaA codes for the protein MLIILPPSETKAHGGNGAPVNWDALSFPELTPIRREIAAELSALDVDEALTVLKISQKLRGEAESNRELESSPTMPALERFTGVLYDALDAPSLPSDAREFLAVGDALFGLVRADDLIPHYRLSGGTKLGGRTLKSRWGTAITDELRALAASELVIDMRSGTYQQLGKLKDAATVRVESVQEDGTRKVVSHFNKKYKGELARVLALHGDEVATIEDAAHIAQDAGMRTELRGSELVLVV
- a CDS encoding DUF4921 family protein, translating into MSEALFSRVEPIQTMADGTVKQINPFSGTEVWTVPGRGNRPLSHPAQDPNPLTADAHSQTCAFCSGRMLDTPPEKSRILPSGEIQRGLLPHELDASTPAFRRVPNLFEIVSYDYWHDNYGYTMDPDVARHKERYVADEAGRAHVLNVVRTKLKAAGKDAELDDDSLLALADGFFGGGHDVIIGARHFVDGATDDSQLASSGTLTPDEHFLLTTFTAESTRELYQRNRYADYVAVFQNWLSPAGASFDHLHKQLVAIDALGMAANQENAILRKHPNMYNDWAVGYAAKRNLVIAENEYAVLFAGFGHRYPTLEVYSKSPCCEPWEQSPGEVRGMSDLIHAAHAAVGPDVACNEEWHHRPPSMDLPQPWRVMIKLRVSTLAGFEGGTKVYINTIDPWSLRDRIVDALFRLRERGKIASGIAIATECELKRNSLRYHPLV